In one Watersipora subatra chromosome 6, tzWatSuba1.1, whole genome shotgun sequence genomic region, the following are encoded:
- the LOC137398898 gene encoding uncharacterized protein isoform X2 codes for MQNLRALSISHNKNLTKIDEKILNLKHLTSLNCDGCFNLVSPPYAVCQQSLTAIKTFFEDLASETPVELTIVPVSVVGHSMSGKTSLIRSLQSRSRELTNRSETNMLDETTKVFQIEGVQLDNSYAKMIDHGGHEVYHITYRYILKERNIPLIVVNLNAFKSLAKEKGKEAATEELCWQWLSHIYLACPLLIESPLLVLTHSDKVSDSELQSYKDCLFNHSKKLRDEMLNVEQLKSRATKQVLHKTKFLSNKGVEVFNEENTFVFGKESHQIEDLRKALDFRCRKYKVSLPQKWNDMCNFVEKSLTEPVVTVSEVLASFPGESSMHILGYMHNIGDVLWFQSVESLKSYIFRDIPAMTKMISILFHHQSDRLWKNRANNFREFDFKGKPISFALYQQFVKNFTRNGILEEALLHHLLKLESDFQPDIAIELLKSFWIVQGPIILNSKKHRYGYAIPYFSPKTMNEFLGEKRRYELRLHVNLRGLPLPRYGFQLMTVAVLNELSSDINTQNIATNGAVVYHDEWQVSLVHDVCGQKVTLEASSDEPHFGDIWKQLENSTNSILKLLSNAWIASEPYIRIFCGHCLFLKDPNPEDFVDPDWFCPKGKALAVTRYLGVEKLTCEKQAEITRIKTPTVPSALMRPCHQLDEEKKIIIQDYLDTLPVASAATEQVVAPVHQQQERLTIPVQPEQDGDSSDSALSDTLDQASEELTVKLCSKTSVKDLFYSDEVYRMSTMKGRCLLINNITFTYPDGTSDYRQGSTLDGQRILSLFDKLGFLCFREENLSGQRMLEVISNETERPEHVNYGMFVLIILSHGSETGISGTDGTMVQRTDINNALSAQNFPAMARKPKLLIIQACSGGFQDRVTVHDAQPSTSSSHPGFSLPSVTSLPTSGVPLCLAATLTTLSEPTPSSALMHLPRSHAVLNTDDLLIWKASFPGHLAYRNRRFGSWFINAIVESLC; via the exons ATGCAAAATTTACGCGCGCTGAGCATCTCTCACAACAAGAACCTGACAAAGATCGATGAGAAGATTCTGAACCTCAAACATCTCACCAGTCTTAATTGTGATGGCTGCTTTAATCTAGTTTCTCCTCCTTATGCAGTGTGTCAACAAAGTTTAAcagcaattaaaacattttttgaagacCTTGCATCAGAAACACCAGTTGAACTGACGATTGTTCCAGTTTCGGTAGTTGGCCATTCAATGTCAGGGAAAACAAGCCTCATTAGATCCTTGCAATCAAGAAGCCGTGAACTCACTAACCGCTCCGAGACCAACATGCTAGATGAAACAACAAAAGTATTTCAAATAGAAGGAGTGCAACTAGACAATTCATACGCCAAAATGATTGATCACGGGGGTCATGAAGTATATCATATCACCTATCGGTACATTCTTAAGGAACGCAACATTCCGTTGATCGTGGTTAATTTGAATGCATTTAAATCTCTGGCCAAAGAAAAAGGAAAAGAAGCAGCAACTGAGGAACTCTGCTGGCAGTGGTTATCTCACATCTATCTTGCATGTCCTTTGTTAATAGAGTCTCCACTTTTAGTCCTTACTCACTCTGATAAAGTTTCAGATTCGGAGCTACAGAGTTACAAAGATTGTCTGTTTAATCATTCTAAGAAACTCCGAGATGAGATGCTGAATGTTGAGCAACTAAAAAGTAGAGCAACAAAGCAGGTTCTCCataaaaccaaatttttatCCAACAAGGGAGTTGAGGTGTTCAATGAAGAGAACACATTCGTGTTTGGCAAAGAGTCACACCAAATAGAAGATCTCAGAAAAGCTCTTGATTTCCGTTGCAGGAAGTACAAGGTTTCTCTACCACAGAAATGGAATGATATGTGCAACTTTGTTGAAAAAAGTTTGACAGAACCTGTAGTCACTGTTTCAGAAGTTCTGGCTAGCTTTCCTGGAGAGAGCTCAATGCATATTTTGGGTTACATGCATAACATAGGTGATGTTCTTTGGTTCCAGTCGGTAgagtctttgaaaagttacaTATTCCGTGACATCCCAGCGATGACTAAAATGATTTCAATTCTCTTTCATCACCAGTCAGACCGTCTTTGGAAAAATAGAGcaaataattttcgtgagtttgATTTTAAAGGAAAACCTATTAGTTTTGCTTTATAtcaacagtttgtcaaaaacttcACTCGAAATGGCATCCTTGAAGAAGCGCTATTACACCATCTCCTCAAACTTGAATCAGACTTTCAACCCGACATTGCCATCGAGTTGTTAAAAAGCTTTTGGATTGTACAAGGGCCCATAATATTGAATTCTAAAAAGCATAGATATGGCTACGCAATACCATATTTTTCACCGAAGACCATGAACGAATTTTTGGGGGAAAAGAGAAGGTATGAGCTTCGGTTACACGTCAATTTGAGAGGACTTCCACTCCCCAGATATGGGTTCCAACTAATGACAGTTGCTGTGTTGAACGAGCTTTCAAGTGACATAAACACACAAAATATTGCTACAAATGGTGCTGTGGTGTATCATGATGAGTGGCAAGTGAGTTTGGTACATGATGTCTGTGGTCAAAAAGTTACTCTGGAAGCTAGTTCTGACGAACCTCATTTTGGAGATATCTGGAAACAGCTTGAAAATTCAACCAATAGCATCTTGAAACTGCTTTCAAATGCATGGATTGCAAGTGAACCATATATTCGTATCTTCTGTGGTCATTGCCTTTTTCTAAAAGACCCAAACCCAGAAGATTTTGTCGATCCAGATTGGTTCTGTCCAAAAGGTAAAGCACTCGCAGTCACACGATATTTGGGAGTAGAAAAGTTGACTTGTGAAAAGCAGGCAGAGATAACTAGAATTAAAACGCCGACTGTACCATCAGCCCTCATGAGACCTT GTCATCAGCTTGATGAAGAGAAGAAAATTATCATACAGGACTATCTAGACACTCTACCTGTGGCATCTGCAG CTACAGAGCAGGTTGTGGCACCGGTTCATCAACAACAAGAAAGGCTTACAATTCCTGTTCAACCTGAGCAAGATGGCGACTCAAGTGACAGCGCACTCTCTGACACTTTAGACCAGGCTTCTGAGGAACTGACTGTGAAACTCTGCTCTAAAACTTCTGTTAAAGATCTCTTTTACTCAGATGAG GTTTACAGAATGAGCACCATGAAAGGACGCTGCCTCCTTATTAACAACATAACTTTCACATATCCTGATGGAACCTCTGATTACAGACAAGGGTCTACTTTGGACGGTCAGAGAATCTTGTCTCTCTTTGACAAACTTGGATTTCTTTGCTTCCGTGAGGAAAATCTCTCCGGTCAG CGAATGTTGGAAGTGATCAGTAATGAAACAGAAAGGCCTGAGCATGTAAATTATGGAATGTTTGTATTAATCATCCTCAGTCATGGTTCTGAGACAGGCATATCTGGGACTGATGGAACAATGGTACAAAGAACAGACATTAATAATGCCTTATCAGCTCAGAACTTTCCAGCAATGGCAAGGAAACCAAAACTACTTATTATTCAGGCATGCTCTGGTG gATTTCAGGATAGAGTCACGGTGCATGACGCTCAACCTTCAACTTCATCATCTCATCCAGGTTTTTCTCTCCCATCAGTTACTAGCTTACCTACCAGTGGAGTCCCTCTCTGCTTGGCCGCAACGCTAACAACACTTTCTGAGCCAACCCCATCCTCTGCCCTGATGCACCTGCCAAGGTCTCATGCAGTTTTGAACACTGATGACCTGCTAATCTGGAAAGCCAGTTTTCCTG GTCACCTGGCATATAGGAATCGGCGATTCGGCTCCTGGTTTATTAATGCTATTGTCGAGTCCCTTTGCTAA